One Drosophila kikkawai strain 14028-0561.14 chromosome 3L, DkikHiC1v2, whole genome shotgun sequence genomic window carries:
- the Dab gene encoding protein disabled isoform X3, with protein sequence MVKSLVAKLSTASSNLSLASTFGGGSGSGAVEETNYAKHRNDPGRFFGDGVQFKAKLIGILEVGEARGDRMCQEALQDLKMAIRAAGEHKQRITIHVTIDGLRLRDEKTGDSLYHHPVHKISFIAQDMTDSRAFGYIFGSPDSGHRFFGIKTDKAASQVVLAMRDLFQVVFELKKKEIEMARQQIQGKSLHDHASQLASLSSLKAAGLGGVSLGHGDLASGGGVASGHALSLLGGSLSGASNGTSRLGVSLDVAKVTGAAAKEISPESVADLVDLEQELTSLQRGISQMERITPNEPTTMGSSSGGHPSLAKSASEDDPFGDSFIYVPSYSILPPPPESGRNRHKPPNKTPETVASLEAMLSPPPGASNSQSPATTALQAAADNDDDDNWLQELDQQNDVFDTTKVVSGVGVGGSVLGSVLAMAPLASSESTATPTQQLTEMAGGSAGPLSDLDMGLGMGSALGTSTGSGNEEQASTVLSLDAFTDLDPLGTGRTRPYVDKKYFFQELKNPPKKLLKELSSGSQAGLGLGGLTLGQTDGLFPEDSTTISTITTTNTATNITTEPSTLEDPHSHAAPQADPVLLPRDTDPFSPTRKKSDPDPFQEGDLFAKLDAFEFEAPPAIPAPSIPEAKTNVFNGPLQVQLPPEKEQQQQHTLQLQQPPSTVRNRPTASVTALQSGGSSGGPLDVISSISNKKMPHLFGQSRSFGKSGSDIGSSVNMRRLQESDSLSETEAAPEPPPRPDSAPYSEPPPLPPKKQFSDLVIRPTPANPVPPPTAGRYEYLNSSATTGRRTLSDAPPIPLPSRRVGRSDGCFPGPGRPRKPGHTEDDYLAPLGAPPPLLPPPSQGSSARARPQRQASLGRPQDIYENKAEILQAQAQAQQAQQAHEGSSTTLAPDITLTQLLTLGMDDLAVKLNVPASKLSTMTLVQLTAYLSEYLSSEKSQERRSSPANPSPAPAASTAAVFKVNFDQQTSFVAKFDDTFGEDEVVPMDSNFVANFANFNEAPAAMPMPGVSPVAATVPSADRYAVFREIIDQELQQQQQETDLMGDLTPPPIDETQIKEIHEGGGLEVNNMGPELPIDALEVTPAPKIDTKITEVVAQAKDRYAALRDIILVENLFDKPAVSAASLQPQEKEKDLLQDFPEFSDEFNEDHDLRQIMDHQDAHQSQHSQSRHGLVDSRGFPAEPSSSALTVDDDDEDEDADAGGESSLDSNEKDAEPVSGQDQYEKLSTSTQQLDAAPPHPEDVSQPAQPQSVPPKQDQKFLSVLTAPGGGTKDDIEIDELMHRAISNLSLDSRDRISPATSSAAPSRGAPSLHTPSQFNDVSTSPIPLQKPPTVMGIPSPVPSQLSAVSQLIDTATKQMGDREKEASREKQSWATFDSPKARGKARLTLPPPPPPASTTSQPDTVESPCSSDPRDDGWSKQQRRWAKKERQQTSSSSRDLSPWDDETPEYLKRRQMAAAQMAHPHQQQQQQMPPDRHGYYMRHARRMNSCDEDYDYDAEFMARRDQQQQQRKFKHGLSRSRDNFELDSPSWYHHPAHHTWSPQEIEQARARSFERAAYERSSYGPPPPIYDKRGQVRSKYRGDHRDRERERDREREYRDYARPSYDFEYENVYEERGGRSPMAYKPGRGGVDYLYDRERDRERNHERKSFDRESLESYESANRRRRSFGSGNDVYGSLDSRDDYRGERERDRERDREQMKTRSLRKPTTTSGKLRISGDIDYEQDSEQDFQQRAAVGRSSLQRPSDGVLPSSATVGGPQRLRKSSGSSPWDGEEPSLPGQKSWKRPASAAETERRLAESRRAAALGQTPSDGEKERRFRKKTRARSAKDLATVGVTAAAPLPSRSGYGRGGLRDNYDYICPGQRNDLDDDDDDDDEDYVDDEPPTDEDKFERLNRRRHEMHQRMLESERRQLERHQPPSLAKLPGQNHNRGGGGVVVNSDYGFVDSYEQTPTPTPRSNASSTGPGGGGNLMMSGGESSAGVTSSKFNFDDGFESDFNQSSPPPAPAGTASSCNSTPAGPVSGAGNNNGGSKSLFRFSNDFSDREKREQFEAETPPTSTPPITQKLRFDDNVKVSQFDDAAFEDDFAKASFDFEKESGGGGTGAAAAAGGALTRKQNMRTSKLQQRQELIKKSESVNIFAKKQEDPFEDDEFFKSPDQEEATKEQGQDDGEAGKFQWNEDANFAKFDENM encoded by the exons ATGGTCAAATCCCTGGTGGCCAAGCTGTCCACAGCCTCCTCCAATCTCTCGTTGGCCAGCACCtttggcggcggcagcggcagcggcgcgGTAGAGGAAACGAATTACGCAAAAC ATCGCAACGATCCGGGACGCTTTTTCGGCGATGGCGTCCAGTTCAAGGCAAAGCTCATCGGCATTCTGGAGGTGGGCGAGGCCCGTGGCGACCGCATGTGCCAGGAGGCTCTCCAGGACCTCAAGATGGCCATCCGGGCCGCCGGCGAGCATAAGCAGCGGATAACCATCCATGTAACCATCGATGGGCTCCGCCTTAGGGATGAGAAAACAGGAGACTCCCTGTATCATCATCCTGTCCATAAGATATCCTTCATTGCCCAGGATATGACCGATTCCAGGGCCTTTGGTTATATCTTTGGGTCGCCAGATAGCGGGCATCGGTTCTTCGGCATCAAGACGGACAAGGCGGCCAGCCAGGTGGTGCTGGCCATGCGCGATCTCTTCCAAGTGGTCTTCGAGCTTAAGAAGAAGGAGATTGAGATGGCACGCCAGCAGATACAGGGCAAGTCCCTGCACGACCATGCCAGCCAGCTGGCCTCCCTGTCCTCGCTGAAGGCCGCCGGCCTGGGTGGCGTATCCCTCGGTCACGGGGATTTGGCCAGCGGAGGAGGAGTCGCCTCCGGGCATGCACTAAGCCTGCTAGGGGGTAGTCTTAGCGGTGCCTCCAATGGAACAAGCAGGCTGGGCGTAAGCCTGGATGTGGCCAAGGTTACAGGAGCGGCAGCCAAGGAG ATCTCTCCCGAGTCCGTGGCCGATCTGGTAGATCTCGAGCAGGAGCTGACCTCGCTGCAGAGGGGTATCAGCCAGATGGAGCGGATTACACCCAATGAACCCACCACCATGGGTTCAAGCAGTGGTGGCCATCCCTCATTAGCCAAGTCAGCCAGTGAAGACGATCCCTTTGGGGACTCGTTCATCTATGTGCCCTCCTACAGCATCCTGCCACCACCTCCCGAATCTGGACGTAATAGGCACAAGCCTCCAAATAAGACCCCGGAGACGGTGGCCAGTTTGGAGGCAATGCTTTCGCCACCCCCAGGAGCAAGTAACTCCCAGTCTCCGGCCACCACAGCTTTGCAGGCAGCAGCGGataacgatgatgatgataactGGCTGCAGGAATTGGATCAACAGAATGATGTCTTTGACACCACGAAAGTAGTGAGCGGCGTCGGAGTTGGCGGCAGTGTTCTAGGTTCCGTGTTGGCCATGGCTCCCTTGGCCTCCAGCGAATCAacagccacgcccacacagCAACTAACAGAGATGGCAGGTGGATCTGCTGGTCCTCTATCAGATCTGGATATGGGCTTGGGCATGGGTTCAGCCCTGGGAACGTCAACGGGTTCAGGCAACGAGGAACAGGCCTCAACGGTCTTGTCTCTGG ATGCGTTCACGGATCTGGATCCGCTGGGCACGGGACGCACCAGGCCGTATGTCGATAAGAAATACTTCTTCCAAGAGCTAAAGAATCCACCAAAGAAATTGCTGAAGGAGCTCAGCTCCGGCAGCCAGGCGGGTCTTGGCCTGGGTGGTCTCACCCTAGGCCAGACGGATGGCCTCTTTCCGGAGGATAGCACCACCATCTCCACCATTACCACAACCAACACAGCTACTAACATCACCACAG AACCGTCAACGCTGGAGGATCCACACTCACATGCGGCTCCGCAAGCGGATCCCGTGCTGTTGCCTAGAGATACGGATCCGTTTTCGCCCACGCGCAAGAAGAGTGATCCGGATCCGTTTCAGGAGGGCGATCTTTTTGCCAAACTGGATGCCTTTGAGTTTGAGGCTCCGCCGGCGATTCCAGCTCCCTCGATACCGGAAGCAAAGACCAACGTATTCAATGGACCACTCCAGGTACAGTTGCCGCCGGAgaaagagcagcagcaacagcatactctccagctccagcagcCGCCAAGTACGGTGAGGAACAGACCCACAGCCTCGGTGACTGCCCTTCAAAGTGGCGGGAGCAGCGGTGGACCCCTGGATGTAATCTCCAGTATTAGCAACAAGAAGATGCCCCATTTGTTTGGCCAGTCGAGATCCTTTGGCAAATCCGGTTCGGATATAGGTTCCAGTGTTAATATGCGGCGTTTGCAAGAGAGCGATTCCCTGAGCGAAACAGAGGCGGCACCAGAGCCACCGCCACGTCCAGACTCGGCTCCGTACTCGgaaccgccgccgctgccgccgaaGAAGCAGTTCAGCGATCTGGTGATCCGACCCACGCCCGCTAATCCCGTGCCACCGCCCACCGCTGGGAGGTATGAATACTTGAATAGCAGTGCTACAACTGGGAGGAGGACTCTTTCAGATGCACCGCCCATTCCATTGCCATCACGACGCGTGGGTCGTTCCGATGGGTGTTTTCCGGGACCGGGAAGGCCTAGAAAGCCAGGACACACCGAAGATGATTACTTGGCGCCTTTGGGGGCTCCACCGCCTTTGCTGCCGCCCCCAAGCCAAGGATCTTCGGCCAGGGCAAGACCGCAGCGACAGGCATCTCTGGGAAGACCTCAGGATATATACGAAAACAAGGCGGAAATCCTGCAGGCTCAAGCCCAGGCGCAGCAGGCACAGCAAGCTCACGAGGGCAGCTCCACCACCCTTGCTCCAGACATCACCCTGACGCAGCTGCTCACCCTGGGCATGGATGACCTGGCCGTGAAGCTAAATGTACCCGCCAGCAAGCTGAGCACTATGACGCTGGTCCAGCTAACAGCCTACCTTTCCGAGTATTTGTCCAGTGAGAAGAGCCAGGAGCGAAGATCCTCCCCAGCCAATCCATCACCTGCTCCAGCAGCCTCCACGGCGGCCGTTTTCAAGGTCAACTTTGATCAGCAGACCTCCTTTGTGGCCAAGTTTGATGACACTTTCGGCGAGGATGAGGTGGTCCCCATGGACTCCAACTTTGTGGCCAATTTTGCCAATTTTAATGAAGCTCCCGCAGCGATGCCTATGCCAGGTGTATCTCCTGTGGCGGCCACAGTGCCCTCGGCTGATCGGTATGCTGTATTCCGAGAGATTATAGAccaggagctgcagcagcagcagcaggaaacCGATCTCATGGGGGATCTAACGCCACCGCCCATCGATGAGACGCAAATCAAGGAGATCCACGAAGGAGGAGGATTGGAGGTGAACAATATGGGGCCAGAGCTACCTATTGATGCATTGGAGGTTACACCAGCGCCCAAGATTGATACCAAAATCACTGAGGTGGTGGCCCAGGCCAAGGATCGTTATGCAGCCTTGAGGGACATCATCCTGGTGGAGAATCTCTTCGATAAGCCGGCGGTGTCAGCTGCCAGTTTGCAGCCCCAGGAGAAGGAAAAGGATTTGCTGCAGGACTTTCCCGAGTTTAGTGATGAATTCAATGAGGACCACGACCTCCGTCAGATCATGGATCATCAAGATGCTCATCAATCGCAGCATTCCCAGAGTCGTCATGGTCTCGTGGACAGTCGGGGCTTCCCAGCGGAGCCCTCGTCATCCGCTTTGACAGtggacgacgatgacgaggatgaggatgcCGATGCTGGTGGTGAGAGCAGTCTGGATAGCAATGAAAAGGATGCGGAACCGGTTAGTGGACAGGATCAGTATGAGAAGTTGTCCACATCCACACAGCAACTAGATGCCGCTCCTCCCCATCCGGAGGATGTGTCCCAGCCGGCACAACCACAATCCGTGCCTCCCAAGCAAGATCAGAAATTCCTATCTGTTCTCACTGCTCCCGGTGGAGGAACCAAAGACGACATCGAAATCGACGAGCTTATGCATCGGGCCATTTCCAATCTCTCGTTGGATTCCCGAGATCGCATTTCGCCCGCCACATCCTCGGCAGCTCCGTCACGTGGAGCTCCTAGCCTGCACACGCCCTCGCAGTTTAATGATGTCAGCACTTCACCCATTCCGCTCCAGAAACCACCAACCGTCATGGGCATACCATCGCCAGTGCCCTCCCAACTGTCGGCTGTGTCGCAGCTCATTGATACCGCCACCAAGCAAATGGGCGACAGGGAAAAGGAAGCCTCCAGGGAGAAGCAATCTTGGGCCACCTTCGATTCACCAAAGGCCAGGGGTAAGGCGAGGTTAACcctgccgccgccaccaccgcctGCTTCCACTACTTCGCAGCCGGACACTGTAGAGTCGCCTTGCAGCTCGGATCCCCGGGATGATGGTTGGTCCAAGCAGCAAAGGCGCTGGGCTAAGAAGGAGCGCCAGCAGACATCCTCATCTTCCAGGGATCTAAGTCCCTGGGATGATGAGACGCCGGAGTATCTGAAGCGACGACAGATGGCTGCCGCCCAAATGGCTCATccgcatcagcagcagcagcagcagatgccgCCGGATAGACATGGTTATTACATGCGACATGCCAGAAGGATGAACTCCTGCGATGAGGATTATGA TTACGATGCGGAGTTTATGGCACGCCGggatcaacagcagcagcagcggaaaTTCAAGCATGGTCTATCCCGCAGCAGGGACAACTTTGAACTGG ATTCACCCAGTTGGTACCATCATCCTGCCCACCATACCTGGTCGCCGCAGGAGATTGAGCAGGCGCGTGCCCGTTCCTTTGAGCGTGCTGCCTACGAACGCTCCAGCTATGGGCCACCACCTCCAATCTATGACAAACGTGGTCAGGTTAGGAGCAAATATCGTGGCGATCACAGGGACAGGGAACGCGAGAGGGATCGTGAGCGTGAGTATCGTGACTACGCTCGTCCCAGCTACGATTTTGAGTACGAAAATGTATACGAGGAACGTGGCGGACGCTCTCCCATGGCCTACAAGCCCGGCAGAGGCGGCGTGGATTACTTATACGATAGAGAACGAGATAGGGAACGAAATCATGAACGGAAATCCTTTGATCGGGAGAGTCTCGAGTCGTACGAGAGCGCCAACCGGCGACGTCGCAGCTTTGGCAGTGGCAACGATGTCTACGGCAGCCTGGACAGTCGCGATGATTATCGTGGTGAGAGGGAAAGGGATCGGGAGCGGGATCGCGAGCAAATGAAGACTAGATCCCTGCGTAAACCCACAACAACGTCCGGGAAACTAAGAATTAGTGGCGACATTGACTATGAACAGGATTCGGAGCAGGATTTCCAGCAGCGAGCGGCTGTGGGTAGGAGTAGTCTGCAGAGACCCAGCGATGGGGTGCTACCCTCCAGTGCAACAGTGGGGGGTCCACAAAGACTGCGAAAGAGTAGCGGTTCTAGTCCTTGGGATGGCGAGG AACCCTCTTTGCCTGGCCAGAAATCCTGGAAGCGTCCAGCCAGCGCTGCTGAAACAGAGCGACGTCTGGCCGAGAGTCGTCGAGCGGCGGCCTTGGGACAAACTCCCTCGGATGGCGAGAAAGAAAGAAG ATTCCGCAAAAAGACCCGTGCTCGCAGTGCCAAAGATCTAGCCACAGTGGGCGTGACTGCCGCTGCTCCACTTCCCTCCCGTTCTGGTTATGGTCGAGGCGGCCTAAGGGATAACTATGACTACATATGTCCAGGACAGCGTAACGATCtagatgacgacgacgacgatgatgatgaggacTATGTGGATGATGAGCCGCCCACGGATGAGGATAAGTTTGAGCGTTTGAATCGGCGACGTCATGAGATGCACCAGCGTATGTTGGAGTCCGAACGTAGGCAGCTAGAGCGCCATCAGCCCCCCTCGCTGGCCAAGTTGCCGGGACAGAATCATAAtcgtggcggcggcggcgtcgtGGTCAACAGTGACTATGGTTTTGTGGACAGCTATGAACAGACTCCCACACCTACACCGCGCTCGAATGCCAGTAGCACTGGACCTGGCGGTGGCGGTAACCTAATGATGAGCGGTGGCGAATCCTCTGCTGGGGTAACCAGCTCCAAGTTCAACTTTGACGATGGTTTTGAGTCGGATTTCAATCAAAGTTCACCGCCACCGGCACCAGCTGGCACTGCCTCCAGTTGCAATTCTACGCCAGCGGGTCCTGTGTCTGGTGCAGGGAATAACAATGGTGGATCCAAGAGCCTCTTCCGCTTCTCCAATGACTTTTCGGACCGCGAGAAACGTGAGCAATTTGAGGCGGAAACGCCGCCCACATCGACGCCGCCGATTACGCAGAAACTAAGATTCGATGACAATGTCAAGGTGTCCCAGTTTGATGATGCCGCCTTTGAAGATGACTTTGCCAAGGCGTCCTTTGATTTTGAGAAGGAGTCAGGAGGCggaggaacaggagcagcagcagcagctggggGTGCTCTGACCCGAAAGCAGAATATGCGAACAAGCAAATTGCAGCAGCGACAGGAGTTGATTAAGAAATCCGAATCGGTGAATATATTTGCCAAGAAGCAAGAGGATCCCTTCGAAGACGATGAGTTCTTCAAGTCACCGGATCAAGAGGAGGCAACCAAGGAGCAAGGTCAGGACGATGGCGAGGCAGGGAAATTCCAGTGGAACGAGGACGCCAATTTTGCCAAGTTCGATGAAAACATGTGA